The following proteins are co-located in the Phocoena phocoena chromosome 1, mPhoPho1.1, whole genome shotgun sequence genome:
- the ANKRD34A gene encoding ankyrin repeat domain-containing protein 34A → MLHAEGHALLRAVGQGKLRLARLLLEGGAYVNEGDAQGETALMAACRARYDDPQNKARMVRYLLEQGADPNIADRLGRTALMHACAGGGGAAVASLLLAHGADPSVRDHAGASALVHALDRGDRETLATLLDACKAKGTEVIIITTDTSPSGTKKTRQYLNSPPSPGVEDPAPAPLSPGVCTSPSEIQLQTAGVGGQGLLSPRAQEEEEKRDVFEFPLPKPPDDPSPSEPLPKPPRHPPKPLKRLNSEPWGLVAPPQPVPPAEVRPGIERLTTEFNGLTLTGRPRLSRRHSTEGPEDPPPWAERVTGGGPLSRRNTAPEAQEPGPPSGLRQKLSRMEPVELDIPGNLCPDSPECSRPSLERRRYSASPLTLPPAGSVPSPRQSQESLPGAVSPLSGRRRSPGLLERRGSGTLLLDHIAQTRPGFLPPLNVSPHPPIPDIRPQPGGRAPSLPVPPQAGAPGSPRTKRKLVRRHSMQTEQIRLLGGFQSLGGPGEPGR, encoded by the coding sequence ATGCTGCACGCCGAGGGCCACGCCCTTCTTCGGGCCGTGGGTCAGGGTAAGCTACGCTTGGCCCGTTTGCTTCTGGAGGGGGGCGCCTACGTGAATGAGGGTGATGCCCAAGGGGAGACTGCGCTAATGGCGGCCTGTCGGGCCCGCTACGACGACCCCCAGAACAAGGCGCGCATGGTACGCTACCTTCTGGAGCAAGGCGCGGACCCCAACATCGCAGATCGCCTAGGGCGCACGGCGCTTATGCACGCTTGCGCCGGCGGCGGGGGCGCAGCGGTGGCCTCCCTGCTCCTTGCCCATGGCGCAGACCCTTCAGTCCGAGATCACGCTGGCGCCTCGGCGCTTGTCCACGCCCTGGACCGCGGGGATCGCGAGACCCTTGCCACGCTGCTGGACGCCTGTAAGGCCAAGGGCACGGaggtcatcatcatcaccaccgaCACCTCGCCCTCGGGCACCAAGAAGACCCGGCAGTATCTCAATTCCCCACCGTCCCCGGGGGTGGAGGACCCCGCTCCCGCTCCTCTTAGCCCGGGGGTCTGCACGTCGCCGTCGGAAATCCAACTGCAGACTGCAGGAGTAGGAGGACAGGGATTGTTATCCCCTCGCgcccaggaagaagaggagaagcgGGACGTATTTGAATTCCCTCTTCCTAAGCCCCCCGATGACCCCTCCCCTTCTGAGCCACTCCCCAAACCACCCCGTCATCCTCCAAAACCACTCAAAAGGCTCAACTCCGAGCCTTGGGGCCTAGTGGCCCCTCCCCAACCGGTCCCTCCTGCCGAAGTGAGGCCGGGGATTGAGCGCCTGACCACCGAATTCAACGGCCTGACCCTGACAGGTCGACCGCGTCTTTCCAGACGTCACAGCACTGAAGGCCCAGAGGACCCGCCCCCGTGGGCGGAGAGAGTGACGGGTGGGGGTCCTCTCTCGCGCCGAAACACAGCGCCAGAAGCTCAGGAGCCTGGCCCCCCTTCAGGGCTGAGGCAGAAACTGAGCCGCATGGAGCCGGTGGAGCTCGATATCCCCGGAAATCTTTGCCCCGACTCGCCGGAGTGCAGCCGCCCGTCCCTGGAGCGCCGCAGATACAGCGCCTCCCCGCTGACCCTCCCTCCAGCCGGCTCTGTTCCCTCCCCGCGCCAGTCCCAGGAGAGTCTGCCTGGGGCTGTGTCTCCGTTGAGCGGGCGGAGGCGGAGTCCAGGGTTGCTGGAGCGGAGGGGCTCGGGGACGTTGCTTCTGGACCACATCGCGCAAACACGGCCTGGTTTCCTGCCCCCGCTCAATGTCAgcccccaccctcccatccctgACATTCGCCCCCAACCCGGAGGTCGGGCGCCTTCGCTGCCCGTCCCTCCCCAGGCGGGGGCGCCAGGCTCTCCCAGGACCAAGCGCAAGTTGGTGAGGCGCCACTCCATGCAGACTGAGCAGATCCGCCTGCTAGGGGGCTTCCAGAGTCTAGGCGGGCCAGGGGAGCCTGGGCGATGA
- the POLR3GL gene encoding DNA-directed RNA polymerase III subunit RPC7-like isoform X2, producing the protein MASRGGGRGRGRGQLTFSMEAVGIGKGDALPPPTLQPSPLFPPLEFHPVPLPSGEEGEYVLALKQELRGAMRQLPYYIRPAVPKRDWRRLPRELKIRVRKLQKERTTILLPKRPPKTTEDKEETIQKLETLEKKEEEVTSEEDEEKEEEEEKEEEEEEEYDEEEHEEETDYIMSYFDNGEDFGGDSDDNMDEAIY; encoded by the exons ATGGCCAGCCGGGGTGGGGGCCGGGGTCGTGGCCGTGGCCAGTTGACCTTCAGCATGGAGGCTGTGGGCATTGGGAAGGGGGATGCtttgcccccacccaccctgcagcCTTCTCCACTCTTCCCT CCCTTGGAGTTCCACCCAGTGCCTCTGCCctcaggagaggaaggggaatATGTCCTGGCACTGAAGCAGGAGCTTCGAGGGGCCATGAGGCAGCTCCCCTACTACATCCGGCCTGCTGTCCCCAAGAGAG ATTGGCGACGTCTACCCCGGGAGCTAAAGATCCGAGTACGGAAGCTACAGAAGGAGC GGACCACCATTCTACTCCCCAAGAGGCCCCCTAAGACCACAGAAGATAAGGAGGAGACAATACAGAAACTAGAG ACcctggagaagaaggaagaagaagtgaCTTCAGAGGAagatgaggagaaagaagaagaagaagagaaggaagaggaagaagaagaggagtaTGATGAAGAAGAGCATGAAGAG gAAACTGATTACATCATGTCATATTTTGACAATGGAGAGGACTTTGGGGGTGACAGTGATGACAATATGGATGAAGCTATATACTGA
- the POLR3GL gene encoding DNA-directed RNA polymerase III subunit RPC7-like isoform X1, with the protein MASRGGGRGRGRGQLTFSMEAVGIGKGDALPPPTLQPSPLFPPLEFHPVPLPSGEEGEYVLALKQELRGAMRQLPYYIRPAVPKRDVERYSDKYQMSGPIDNAIDWNPDWRRLPRELKIRVRKLQKERTTILLPKRPPKTTEDKEETIQKLETLEKKEEEVTSEEDEEKEEEEEKEEEEEEEYDEEEHEEETDYIMSYFDNGEDFGGDSDDNMDEAIY; encoded by the exons ATGGCCAGCCGGGGTGGGGGCCGGGGTCGTGGCCGTGGCCAGTTGACCTTCAGCATGGAGGCTGTGGGCATTGGGAAGGGGGATGCtttgcccccacccaccctgcagcCTTCTCCACTCTTCCCT CCCTTGGAGTTCCACCCAGTGCCTCTGCCctcaggagaggaaggggaatATGTCCTGGCACTGAAGCAGGAGCTTCGAGGGGCCATGAGGCAGCTCCCCTACTACATCCGGCCTGCTGTCCCCAAGAGAG ATGTGGAGCGTTACTCAGACAAATATCAGATGTCAGGGCCGATTGACAACGCCATAGATTGGAACCCTG ATTGGCGACGTCTACCCCGGGAGCTAAAGATCCGAGTACGGAAGCTACAGAAGGAGC GGACCACCATTCTACTCCCCAAGAGGCCCCCTAAGACCACAGAAGATAAGGAGGAGACAATACAGAAACTAGAG ACcctggagaagaaggaagaagaagtgaCTTCAGAGGAagatgaggagaaagaagaagaagaagagaaggaagaggaagaagaagaggagtaTGATGAAGAAGAGCATGAAGAG gAAACTGATTACATCATGTCATATTTTGACAATGGAGAGGACTTTGGGGGTGACAGTGATGACAATATGGATGAAGCTATATACTGA